The genomic DNA TCTGACCGGACACGAGGTCCTGTCCCGCATCGCGCTGGTGGCGGCCGGAGCGGCCTGGCTCGCGCTCGCCGCGGACTTCACCGTACGGCTGCTTCGCGAGCGGGAACGGTGGGCGGCCGAGGCGGGGACACCGGCCGCGCTCACCGCCGTGGCCGCGACCGCCGTCCTCGGGACCCGGTTGTCCGCGCTGGGGTGGCAGGGCCTGGCCGAGGCGCTGCTGGCCCTGGCCGCCGCACTGTGGCCGGGGCTGCTCTTCCTTGTCGTACGGCGCTGGGAACGGCACATGCCCGGGGTGGTGCTCCTGGCGTGTGTGGCCACGCAGGGGCTCGCCCTGCTCGGCGCGACGTTGGCGGCCGACCTGGGGGTGGCGTGGCTCGCGCACACGGCGCTGGTGTTCTTCTGGCTGGGGCTCGTCCTGTACGCCGTCGCCCTGTGGCGCTTCGACCTGCGGCAGGTCGCCGAAGGCGCCGGAGACCACTGGATCGCGGGCGGTGCGCTCGCCCTCTCCGCGCTGGCCGGCGCACAGCTCGTCGCGGCCCGCCGCAGCGGCGGCCCCTACCTCTGGAACGACGACGACAACGGCGTGCTGCGGACCGTGACGGCCGCGCTGCTCGTGCTCGCCCTCGGCTGGTACTGCGTGCTGTGGGCGGCCGAGCTGCGGTGGCCGCGGCCGGCGTACGACGTCCGGCGCTGGGCGACGGTCTTCCCGATGGCGATGACGGCGGTGGCGGTGCTGTCCGTCGCCATCGTGCTCGGCGTCCCTTGGCTGTGGGGGCCTGGGCAGGTCCTGCTGTGGATCGCGGTGGCGGTGTGGCCGGCCGTCTGCGCGGCCGCCGTCGTGGACATCAGGTCCAGAGCACCGCGATGAAGATGTTCGCCGTGGTCAGCAGGCCGACCAGGCCGAACAGCCCCTTGTCGACCTGCTCCTCGTCGCGCTTCACGTAGACCAGGCCGAGGATGACGATCAGCAGCGCCAGTTTCACGCCGATCTTGATGGTGTTGACCGAGTGGTCGTCCGCCTGGTTGAGGCCCACCAGGGCGACGCCCGTGACCAGCATGGTCAGCGCGCCGTGCAGCATCCCGGGAACGAAGCGGGCCGTGCCCCGGCCCATCGCCTTCATCTGGGTGAGGAAACCGCCGAGGAGCGCGGCGATGCCGATGATGTGCAGGCCGACGAAGAGATGGATGAGTACGTCCATGAGGCCGGAGCCTAATCAGAGGGGCTCGTGCCCCCTGACACCGGCCCACCACCCAGGGACCCCGGTCCTCGCATATATGCATCCCTTAGCACCCCGCCGCACCTGCGCGCCCGCGGAACCGCCACATCGGTCATCACCCTGCGTGAAGTCGGCGTCCCTGGTCCGGGATCACGGTCACATACGGTCACCTGGCAGTCTCCTCACGCCAGTTCCGTACATTGCGTTACGGGGCCCTCGCCGTCAGGTTTAGCGTCCTCCACCAGGTGACCGGCTCCCCACCGCCGCCCGGGCCAGGGGCGGCAGCCGGACACCACCGCCGAAAGGTCCGGCGGCGGCCTGCTCCCCCTGTGCGGGCCGCCGCCGGACGCGTAACCGCTGACCGCTCGCGTCCCGGCGGTCGTACGGAAGGATGTGGGCCCTCGTGGCAGCACACCGCAAGCCCAGACAGCGCTCCCTCGGCGGTCATACGGCCCGTACCGCCGTCACGGTCGCCCTCGCGGGTGCGGCGACCGCGACCGCGTTCGACGGGACCGGGCACGCCGAGCCGCAGCTGTCTCCGGCACAGGTCAAGGCCGAGGCGGACAAGCTGTACGAGCAGGCGGAGGCCGCCACCGAGAAGTACAACGGGACGAAGGAGAAGGCCGACAAGGCGGAGCGGCGGCTCAATGCGCTGCGCGACGAGGCGGCACGGCGGACGGAACGGCTCAACTCGGCCCGGGACGCACTGGGTTCGGTGGCGGCCGCGCAGTACCGCTCGGGCGGCCTCGACCCCGCGGTGCAGCTGATGCTCTCCTCCGACCCGAAGCAGTACCTGGACGGGGCCGCGGTCGCCGAGCGGGCCGGGAGCCGGCAGGCCACGGCCGTGGAGCGCGTACGGAAGCAGCTGCGGGAGATCGAACAGCTGCGCGGGGCGGCGCAGGTCGAGCTGGCCTCGCTGAAGTCCCGGCAGACGGAGCTGAAGCGGCAGCGGAAGACGGTCACGACGAAGCTGACCGAGGCTCGGCGGCTGCTGTCCCGGCTGACGGACGCGCAGCGGGCGCAGCTGGACACGGCGGGGGGCGCCGGGCATGCCTCGCGCTCGGCGGCGCGGGACCTGGGGCCGGCCTCCTTGTCGGCCGCGACCGCCGAGGCGCCCAACTCACGGTCGGCGGCCGCGGTCTCCTACGCGTACGCGAAGCTCGGCAGCCCCTATGTCTGGGGCGCGACCGGCCCCGACGCGTTCGACTGCTCGGGCCTGGCGCAGGCGGCGTACCGCTCGGCCGGTATCTCGCTGCCGCGCACGACCTACGCCCAGATCGACACGGGCCGCCGCGTCTCCCGCTCCGAACTCCTCCCCGGTGACCTGGTGTTCTTCTACTCCGGGATCAGTCACGTCGGGATCTATGTGGGGCACGGACAGATGATCCACGCGCCGAATCCGACCGCACCGGTACGGCTGGCGCCGATCGACGAGATGCCGTTCGCGGGGGCCACTCGGGTGGTGTGAGGACGCCTCCCGCACCGAGGCGGTCGGGGGCGCGGCGAGAGCCTCTCCCTGTCCGCGGAATGGGGGAGGCTTCCGGACAGGTACGTCGGCGCGTGGGCGTCGGGGACACGGCAGCGCGATACCGTCGGCGCGAACAGCACCGCCCTACAGCACCGCCCGACGCTCGCCCCGTTCGCGAACCGTGCTCCGTCCGTTGCCGCCGCGGCCTCGCCCCCCGCGGTGCCCGCCCGGGAAGGCCCCGATGCCCCGCTCCACGCTGCCTCCTCCGCCGCCGCCCGCGCATCTGCGGACCTGGCCGGACCGTTCGGCGCTGCTGGCCGACCGGTGGCGGGCGCTGGAGGAGCTGCGCAGACGGAGTCTTGGGGTGCACCGGGTGCTGCTGCTCTGGCTGCTGGCGGTCACGGCGATCATCGGCTGGGCGCTGCTCGTCCTGCCGTTGCAGCAGATCGAGCAGGAGGACCCCACCAGCCTCGTCCTCGGCCCGCTCTTCGCCATTCTGGGCCTCGCGGCGCTCACCCCCTCGCTCGTCACGGTCAGCCTCGCCGTCCGCCGCGACGGCCGGATACACCAACTTCTGGACGACTGGCTCCGGCTGGACAGCCACCCGCCGACGGACGCCCGTCTCCGCGCCCCCGGCCTCAGCCTCTTCTGGCTGCTCTCCTCACTCTGCGTCTGCGCGATCGGCCTGTGGTCGTCGTTCGCGGCGACGGCCGACGCCAAGCCCGGTGGGGGCACCTACGGCGATGTCGCCCTGGGGATGGGTATCGGCCTGATCCTGTGGCTGACCGGCCTCATCGGCGTGGGCAAGGCCGTACGTCATTACCGGTGGGCGGTACGGGCGTTGCGGCCGCGGCCGGGGGTGCGGTCAGGGGCGGAGCCGGCTCCCGGGTTGGGGGCGGCACCGGGGCCGGGGGCAGCACCCGGGGCCGGACCGGCGTCGGGGGAAGCGTCGAACGGTCGGTGACCTTGAGGTCCGGGAGGTACGTCTCTCAGCCGACCTCCCGCAGCGCCTCGCCGATCGCCGTCACTCCCTCAGCGGGGGCCCCGGCCGTGTCCGGTGACGCGACGCAGCCGGGCGGCAGCCCCGGCGGCCCGGCCGCCTGCGGTGCCAGGACAGCGGATGCGCCGGCTCTGTCCCTGCCCCGCCACTCCCCCGCCCGCATGTCCCGTCATCTGCCCCGGCGTTGCCGCCACGCAGGCGGAAACCGGGTGACCGGCCGCCGCGCACCCACCCCATCGTCAGACCGGTCGGGTCAGACCAGCCATGTCCTGCCGG from Streptomyces avermitilis MA-4680 = NBRC 14893 includes the following:
- a CDS encoding C40 family peptidase; the protein is MAAHRKPRQRSLGGHTARTAVTVALAGAATATAFDGTGHAEPQLSPAQVKAEADKLYEQAEAATEKYNGTKEKADKAERRLNALRDEAARRTERLNSARDALGSVAAAQYRSGGLDPAVQLMLSSDPKQYLDGAAVAERAGSRQATAVERVRKQLREIEQLRGAAQVELASLKSRQTELKRQRKTVTTKLTEARRLLSRLTDAQRAQLDTAGGAGHASRSAARDLGPASLSAATAEAPNSRSAAAVSYAYAKLGSPYVWGATGPDAFDCSGLAQAAYRSAGISLPRTTYAQIDTGRRVSRSELLPGDLVFFYSGISHVGIYVGHGQMIHAPNPTAPVRLAPIDEMPFAGATRVV